The DNA segment AAAGAAAAAAGCTAAAAAGAAAGCGATAAGAAAATTAAAGCCTTGCCCATTCTGCCTTGACCCAACGCTTGAGATCGACTATAAGAACTACGAGCTACTAAGGAAGTTTGTCAACGACAGAGGGAAAATCATAGCAAGAAGAAATTCGGGCGTTTGCGCAAAACATCAAAGACGGCTTGCAAGGGAGATAAAACGGGCAAGATTTCTTGGGCTAATACCCTACATAGTTTACACATACAGATAAAAAGGCAGGTTCGAAATGAAAATAATACTCATACAACCTCACCCAAAACTTGGCGATGTGGGCGATATAGTTGAGGTAAAAGATGGATTTGCCCGTAACTATCTTATTCCCAAAAAATTTGCCATCCCTGCGACCAAGAGCAATTTAAAACAGA comes from the bacterium genome and includes:
- a CDS encoding 30S ribosomal protein S18; translation: KKKAKKKAIRKLKPCPFCLDPTLEIDYKNYELLRKFVNDRGKIIARRNSGVCAKHQRRLAREIKRARFLGLIPYIVYTYR